In the genome of Oxalobacter aliiformigenes, one region contains:
- a CDS encoding KAP family P-loop NTPase fold protein: MNRAAPPAGGKRSDKPDDIDQPFAGDLLQRTRLADRLTGYINRLENGAVIAIDALWGEGKTWFASNWAARLHREGYPVVFIDAFAENDELDPFFILAAELALLFEDGQGTGDAIRGEAARLMNAMMPLAGKPAAARAVPPAPPDAPFETTGDDMVNRIEKRLKAWPAEKALFTRFRTTLGRIVSGCGKPVVIVIDELDRCRPSFAIRFLEKIRHYFDMPNLIFVLPVNRIQLYEAVRNVYGTDTDAGTCLHRFIDFFLSLPRFASNDTAHLAHIRSFIGDMFSRHRADTGTPKRKRFIELMTAWAALVPLTLSEIERAVTLYILAGEPPEQGIATFLIVLKIKKPEWIAPLLKNDRKILAAILDDFLSKIITDSQKLPMAPDRYFIALQNFFNSEKSSHMQDRQVITQFQMDVLDPNSFYIESLEEISYLIRMVAGNLDLDIPA; this comes from the coding sequence ATGAATCGCGCCGCACCCCCAGCCGGTGGCAAAAGAAGCGACAAACCTGACGATATCGACCAGCCGTTCGCCGGCGACCTGCTGCAAAGAACCCGACTGGCAGACAGGCTGACCGGCTATATCAACCGTCTGGAAAACGGTGCCGTCATCGCAATCGACGCCTTGTGGGGAGAAGGAAAAACATGGTTTGCGAGTAACTGGGCGGCCCGTCTGCACCGGGAAGGTTATCCGGTCGTTTTCATCGACGCGTTTGCCGAAAACGACGAACTGGACCCTTTTTTCATTCTGGCCGCCGAGCTGGCGCTTCTGTTCGAAGACGGCCAGGGAACGGGCGACGCCATCCGTGGCGAGGCGGCACGGCTGATGAACGCCATGATGCCGCTTGCCGGCAAACCCGCTGCCGCCCGGGCCGTTCCCCCCGCGCCACCAGATGCGCCGTTCGAGACGACCGGCGACGATATGGTCAACCGGATCGAGAAGCGGCTCAAGGCATGGCCGGCCGAAAAAGCCCTTTTCACCCGATTCAGAACCACCCTTGGCCGGATCGTTTCCGGCTGCGGCAAACCCGTCGTGATCGTCATCGACGAACTCGACCGGTGCCGTCCGTCATTCGCGATCCGTTTTCTGGAGAAGATCCGGCATTATTTCGACATGCCGAACCTGATTTTCGTATTGCCCGTCAACCGCATCCAGCTTTATGAAGCCGTCAGAAACGTTTACGGAACGGACACGGATGCCGGTACCTGTCTTCACCGGTTCATCGACTTTTTCCTGTCGCTGCCGCGGTTCGCCTCCAACGATACGGCCCATCTGGCCCATATCCGCTCGTTCATCGGCGACATGTTTTCCCGGCACCGTGCCGATACTGGCACCCCCAAACGGAAACGGTTCATCGAACTGATGACGGCATGGGCCGCGCTCGTTCCCCTGACGCTTTCCGAAATCGAACGCGCCGTCACGCTCTATATTCTGGCCGGAGAACCGCCCGAACAGGGTATCGCGACATTTCTGATCGTTTTGAAAATCAAAAAACCCGAATGGATCGCACCGCTTCTGAAAAACGACCGGAAAATCCTCGCCGCCATCCTGGACGATTTTCTGTCCAAAATCATCACAGACAGCCAGAAACTGCCGATGGCGCCCGACCGGTATTTCATTGCCCTGCAAAACTTTTTCAACAGCGAGAAAAGCAGCCACATGCAGGACAGGCAGGTCATCACGCAATTCCAGATGGACGTGCTCGATCCGAATTCCTTCTATATCGAATCGCTGGAAGAAATTTCCTATCTCATCCGCATGGTCGCAGGCAATCTCGATCTGGATATCCCGGCCTGA
- a CDS encoding tetratricopeptide repeat protein, whose amino-acid sequence MKKQKMIRPIPVSSPFARWMSRLALVCCMLPFVPAPVAAEELAEGVRLYYSQRYKQAAPLLMRAARKGDAKAQACLGLMYQEGLGVPQNYKKAKKWYEKAAMQNRADAQTFLGMLYSQGNGVEKDFATAKKWFEKAAEQDFAPAQTLVGLMYAKGVGTQRNMTQAERWLNRAADQGETDAQTFLGILYLDGTELHQNLDRAIYRFRQAAEKGDANAQAALGMMYFSGKGVKEDPKEAVKWLEKAAIAGNVDAQTFIGNLYYKGIGVARDNVKAGYWLQKAAIAGDADAQATLNDLLGNGEADGTDTAGEKER is encoded by the coding sequence ATGAAAAAACAAAAAATGATTCGCCCTATTCCCGTTTCTTCCCCGTTCGCACGGTGGATGTCCCGTCTGGCACTCGTGTGCTGCATGCTTCCGTTCGTACCGGCTCCGGTCGCAGCGGAAGAACTGGCCGAAGGTGTCCGCCTGTATTACAGCCAGCGATACAAACAGGCCGCTCCGCTTCTGATGCGTGCCGCCCGCAAGGGCGATGCCAAGGCACAGGCCTGTCTCGGCCTGATGTACCAGGAAGGGCTCGGAGTACCGCAAAATTATAAAAAAGCGAAAAAATGGTATGAGAAAGCGGCCATGCAAAACCGTGCCGACGCGCAGACTTTTCTCGGCATGCTCTACAGTCAGGGCAATGGCGTCGAAAAGGATTTCGCCACCGCGAAAAAATGGTTCGAAAAAGCGGCCGAACAGGATTTCGCCCCGGCACAGACACTGGTCGGTCTCATGTATGCCAAGGGCGTCGGTACCCAACGCAACATGACACAGGCGGAACGCTGGCTCAACCGCGCGGCCGATCAGGGCGAAACCGACGCACAGACTTTTCTGGGGATTCTGTATCTGGATGGAACCGAACTGCACCAGAACCTCGACCGGGCAATCTATCGTTTCAGGCAAGCTGCCGAAAAGGGCGATGCCAATGCCCAGGCGGCATTGGGCATGATGTACTTTTCCGGCAAGGGCGTGAAAGAAGACCCGAAAGAGGCCGTCAAATGGCTGGAAAAAGCGGCCATTGCCGGTAACGTCGATGCACAGACATTCATCGGCAATCTGTACTACAAGGGAATCGGCGTCGCCAGAGACAATGTCAAGGCCGGTTACTGGCTCCAGAAAGCCGCGATCGCCGGCGACGCCGATGCACAGGCCACCTTGAACGATCTGCTCGGCAACGGAGAAGCGGACGGAACGGATACGGCGGGCGAAAAAGAGCGATAA